The genomic region CCGAGCTCCTCGCCGTCGGCGATCCGGAACATCTCGCGGACCAGGTCGATGCCGGTGACCTCCTCGGTCACCGGGTGCTCGACCTGCAGCCGGGTGTTGACCTCCAGGAAGGAGATCAGGCCGTCCTGGGCGACCAGGAACTCGCAGGTCCCGGCGCCGACATAGCCGGCCTCGCGCAGGATCGCCTTGGACGCCCGGTAGAGCTCGGCGTTCTGCTCCTCGGTCAGGAACGGCGCGGGCGCCTCCTCGACCAGCTTCTGGTGCCGGCGCTGCAGCGAGCAGTCACGGGTGGAGACGACCACCACGTTGCCGTGCTGGTCGGCCAGGCACTGGGTCTCGACGTGCCGCGGGTTGTCCAGGTAGCGCTCGACGAAGCACTCGCCGCGACCGAAGGCGGCGACCGCCTCGCGGACCGCGGACTCGAACAGCTCCGGGATCTCCTCCAGGGTGCGGGCGACCTTCAGGCCGCGACCGCCACCGCCGAAGGCGGCCTTGATGGCCACCGGCAGGCCGTACTCGCTCGCGAAGGCGACCACCTCGTCCGGACCCGCGACCGGGTCCGGGGTGCCGGCCACCAGAGGCGCGCCGGCCCGCTGGGCCACGTGCCGGGCGGTGACCTTGTCACCGAGGTCGCGGATGGCCTGCGGCGGCGGACCGATCCAGATCAGGCCCGCGTCGATCACGGCCTGGGCGAAGTCGGCGTTCTCCGACAGGAAGCCGTAGCCGGGGTGGACGGCGTCCGCACCGGAGTCCGCGGCGGCCTTGAGGACCTTGGCGATGTCCAGGTAGCTGGTCGCGGGGGTGTCGCCGCCGAGAGCGTAGGCCTCGTCGGCCGCGCGGACGTGCAGCGCGTCCCGGTCAGGCTCGGCATAGACGGCGACACTGGCGATACCAGCGTCCGAGCAGGCCCTGGCGACGCGGACGGCGATTTCTCCGCGGTTGGCGATGAGCACCTTGCGCACTGTGGCTCCCTTCTTGAACCTCGATGGAGTTTAGGGATGACGGGGTGGTACCGGCGAGTAGCCCCAGGTGGTGAGCTTGCCCACACGGAGCGTGACGCAGATCGTGATCATGCGCGCACACAGCGGGAGGACCGCAGGTGGCAACCGTACGCCTGCCGCTCGACGTGCGGTCGGCAGTCGCTGGAGCCGCCGTGGCCTTCGCCACATCAGGGGGTCCGGGCCGGGGCGGAGGGCGCCGGGAGGGCGCCGACGGGGGCGGCGGCGGGGGCGATCGCGGCCTCGCTGACGTCGGCCACCCGTTCGACCACGTCGGGTCCGTAGCGGCCCGGGTTGATCACCCGAAGGATCAGCGCGAAGCTGCCGTGCGACCCGTGGCGACGCATCAGTTCGCCCTGCCGGCCGATCAGGTAGCGCACCGCGGCGTGGTTGGAGATCGCGGTCAGACCGGCGATCAGGAAGGTCGGCCGCCCGCCGTTGCCCGGATCCAGCCGGGCCAGCAGCGCGTAGGTCCAGCCCGGCGAGTGCTCGGCGGTCGGCTCCTGGCGGAACTCCTGCTCGCCGACCTGGATCGCGCCGCTGGAGGTGCCGGGGTCATAGCTGAACTGCACGCTCGGCAGCCGCCAGCCCAGGTGGGCGGCGGCCCGCTCGTTGCTGGCCGGCCCGCCGAGGCAGAACTCGGCCTTGTCGCCCAGCCCCTGGCGGGTCTGGTCGTGCGCCAGGATCTCCGGGCGGGCGCCGCAGGAGTTGACCAGCACGGCCAGCTCCATCAGCGCGCTGACGTCGTCGCGGTGCACGCTGTGCCCGTGCGCGCTGCTGACGTGCCGGTTCACCACCAGCAGGCAGTCGCTGCCGCCGGGCATGCCGAAGAACTCCTGCATCCGGGCCAGCCGACGCCGGCGGCGCAGCCGCTGCACCAGCCAGCCGGCCGCCGCGCCGATGGCACTGGTCAGCAGGCCGAGCACGATGTTGAGCACGATGTCCGCCATCCCAGCCCCTCCCTGATCGACGGCGGCGCCAGCCTAGCGGGGTGCGGGAGCCAGACCCAGAGGAATCGGGCCGAGCGTGCGCAGAGCGGGAGGTCTCAGCCCCACAGGTCGGTGATCCGCACCCCGAGTTCGGCCAGCAGCTCGCGCAGCAGTGGCAGCGAGAGGCCGATCACGTTGCCGTGGTCGCCCTCGATGCCCGCCACGAACGGGGCGGAGCGGCCGTCCAGGGTGAAGGCACCGGCCACGTGCAGGGGCTCGCCGGTGGCCACGTAGGCCTCGATCTCGGCGTCGTCGGGGCGGGCGAAGTGCACGGTGGTGGAGGCGGTGGCGCTGACCTGTCGGTCGTTGGCGGTGTCGATCACGCAGTGGCCGGTGCGCAGCACGCCCGACCGTCCGCGCATCGCGTGCCAGCGCCGCACCGCCTCGGCGGCGTCGGCCGGCTTGCCGAGCGCCTGCCCGTCCAGCTCCAGCACCGAGTCGCAGCCGATCACCAGCTCGCCGTCGGTCAGCTCGGCGGCCACCGCGGCCGCCTTGGCGCGGGCCAGTACCAGGGCCAGCTCGCCGGGGGTGGCGGCCTGCAGCGCGTCCTCGTCCACGCCGCTGACGATCACGCGGGGGTCGAGGCCCGCCTGCCGGAGCAGACCCAGCCGGGCGGGCGAGGCGGAGGCGAGGACGAGGAGGCGGCGATCAGTCATGCCGACCACCCTATGGTCCGCGCGCCGCCGGTCAGCGCAGTGTGTCGCACAGCATGAGCAGCAGGGCGCCGAGCACCAGCGCGACGGCCAGCAGCCGTCCGGCGCGGCGGAACCTCGCCTGGGTGCGCCGCGCCGGGGTCGACTCGTCGTCGGGGGGATCTGACCAGAGCATGCCCTCAGCCTGCCTGGTCGACCTGGGCGGACGCATGAGT from Kitasatospora azatica KCTC 9699 harbors:
- a CDS encoding acetyl/propionyl/methylcrotonyl-CoA carboxylase subunit alpha, whose protein sequence is MRKVLIANRGEIAVRVARACSDAGIASVAVYAEPDRDALHVRAADEAYALGGDTPATSYLDIAKVLKAAADSGADAVHPGYGFLSENADFAQAVIDAGLIWIGPPPQAIRDLGDKVTARHVAQRAGAPLVAGTPDPVAGPDEVVAFASEYGLPVAIKAAFGGGGRGLKVARTLEEIPELFESAVREAVAAFGRGECFVERYLDNPRHVETQCLADQHGNVVVVSTRDCSLQRRHQKLVEEAPAPFLTEEQNAELYRASKAILREAGYVGAGTCEFLVAQDGLISFLEVNTRLQVEHPVTEEVTGIDLVREMFRIADGEELGYDDPAVRAHSFEFRINGEDPGRNFLPAPGTVTLFAPPSGPGVRLDAGVETGSVIGPAWDSLLAKLIVTGRDRKQALERAKRALAEFKVEGMATAIPFHQAVVADPAFAPETHGSDAPFSVYTRWIETEFNNTIPPFAGGAVEGEEPDGRETVVVEVGGKRIEVSLPASLGVGTAPAAAGTAGKAKRRVGTKKAGAAVSGDTLASPMQGTIVKVAVEEGQVVAEGELIVVLEAMKMEQPLNAHKAGTIVGLKAEVGASVSSGAALCEIKD
- a CDS encoding nucleoside triphosphate pyrophosphatase; translation: MTDRRLLVLASASPARLGLLRQAGLDPRVIVSGVDEDALQAATPGELALVLARAKAAAVAAELTDGELVIGCDSVLELDGQALGKPADAAEAVRRWHAMRGRSGVLRTGHCVIDTANDRQVSATASTTVHFARPDDAEIEAYVATGEPLHVAGAFTLDGRSAPFVAGIEGDHGNVIGLSLPLLRELLAELGVRITDLWG
- the mmpB gene encoding morphogenic membrane protein MmpB, yielding MLWSDPPDDESTPARRTQARFRRAGRLLAVALVLGALLLMLCDTLR